The Lampris incognitus isolate fLamInc1 chromosome 7, fLamInc1.hap2, whole genome shotgun sequence genome window below encodes:
- the capn12 gene encoding calpain-12 gives MPIRKAELGSIENPIKFQDQDFDTLRDECLRAASLFCDPAFAADQDSIGVPGDPDPSKETKWRRPKEISKNAVFVEGTTGTTDICQGQLGNCWLLAALSCLTMHPKLFVKVVPPEQNLSEPYAGIFHFRFWQYGEWVEVVVDDRLPVREGRLLFSYSHTRNEYWSALVEKAYAKLMGSYASLKGGNISEGMKDFTGGIAYSLPVSSRTPPVLWRALAAALSRGSLLSCFIQASSYSEVGKVTADGLVKGHAYAITDSDKVMKASKETLLLRLRNPWGFVEYSGPWSDTSNDWNDVDSAEKKRIELKKKEDGEFWISAGDFSKLFDTVELCSLNPDNLIGAQHTSPASPSVWTISEHEGAWVKGSSAGGSRRYHRSFWKNPQFELVLSEQDKPDEDDEDDEEDEDEDDEEMTPEEEKRAEKQRRKGNQCTVLVELLQKDRRVKNKVNFLYMGFHIYRVPPELQGLCLDQKFFRKNRPVGRSGKYKPQRAVWRKVCLDPGSYVIVASTYRPNMPAEFFLRIFSKTGNTLGSKDFTCSSALLMVMSKPVSPEDHLRVQQVFDAAAGPDDRLDAKEFVKLANSVLEEGYHLPLETCRQLIFGEDTKGFCRLSRKQTESLLSNLRTLQSIFFQFDEDSSGTMSPFDLSLALHAAGVQCDGKVVQLVSERFSSGELHMPFSGFVSCVTRLRKLFALYETEASREVKDRGINPWLLQLLAV, from the exons ATGCCGATCCGGAAGGCAGAGTTAGGTTCCATAGAAAATCCGATCAAATTTCAGGATCAGGACTTCGACACTCTCCGGGATGAGTGTCTGAGGGCTGCGTCTTTATTTTGTGACCCTGCATTCGCTGCCGACCAGGACTCCATCGGTGTGCCCGGGGACCCGGACCCCAGCAAGGAGACCAAGTGGCGGCGACCCAAG GAGATCAGCAAGAATGCCGTGTTTGTGGAGGGCACGACTGGGACCACCGATATCTGCCAGGGCCAGCTGG GTAACTGCTGGCTCCTCGCTGCCCTGTCCTGCCTGACCATGCACCCCAAACTTTTTGTGAAGGTGGTACCACCCGAACAAAACCTATCTGAGCCCTATGCCGGAATCTTCCATTTCAGG TTCTGGCAGTATGGTGAGTGGGTGGAAGTGGTGGTGGATGACAGGCTGCCGGTGCGCGAGGGCCGTCTGCTCTTCAGCTACTCTCACACCCGCAACGAGTACTGGAGCGCCCTGGTGGAGAAGGCCTACGCCAA ACTGATGGGCTCGTACGCGAGTCTGAAGGGGGGCAACATTTCGGAGGGGATGAAGGACTTCACGGGGGGCATCGCGTACTCCCTCCCTGTGTCCTCCCGTACCCCACCAGTACTCTGGAGGGCTCTCGCAGCCGCCCTGTCCCGCGGCAGCCTGCTCAGCTGTTTCATACAG GCCAGCAGCTACAGTGAGGTGGGTAAGGTGACAGCAGATGGGCTGGTCAAGGGCCATGCGTACGCCATCACTGACAGTGACAAG GTGATGAAGGCATCGAAGGAAACTTTGCTGCTTCGACTGAGGAACCCCTGGGGTTTTGTGGAATACTCTGGACCCTGGAGCGATAC GAGTAATGACTGGAATGATGTGGACAGCGCTGAAAAAAAAAGGATTGAGCTGAAAAAGAAAGAGGACGGAGAGTTCTG GATCAGTGCAGGGGACTTCAGCAAGCTGTTTGATACGGTCGAGTTATGCAGTTTGAACCCCGACAACCTGATAGGGGCACAGCACACCTCACCTGCCTCCCCTTCTGTCTGGACCATCAGCGAACACGAGGGCGCCTGGGTAAAAGGAAGCTCCGCCGGAGGAAGCCGCAGATACCACC GATCATTCTGGAAGAATCCCCAGTTCGAGTTGGTTCTCTCAGAGCAAGACAAGCcagatgaggatgatgaggatgacgaagaggatgaggatgaagatgacgAGGAGATGACCCCGGAGGAGGAGAAGCGAGCGGAGAAGCAAAGGAGAAAAGGGAACCAGTGCACGGTGCTGGTGGAGCTCCTCCAGAAGGACCGGCGGGTGAAGAATAAAGTCAACTTCCTGTACATGGGATTCCACATCTACAGG GTCCCCCCTGAG CTTCAGGGTTTGTGCCTGGACCAGAAATTTTTCCGTAAAAATCGCCCCGTGGGCCGCTCTGGGAAGTACAAGCCTCAGAG GGCTGTGTGGAGGAAGGTGTGTTTGGACCCCGGCAGCTACGTCATTGTGGCCTCCACCTACCGACCCAACATGCCGGCAGAGTTCTTCCTTCGCATCTTCTCCAAGACTGGCAACACCCTGGG GTCAAAGGATTTCACCTGCTCCTCTGCCCTCCTCATG GTTATGTCGAAGCCAGTCTCCCCAGAGGACCACCTCAGAGTTCAGCAGGTTTTTGATGCTGCGGCAGGAcca GATGACAGGCTGGACGCTAAGGAGTTTGTGAAGCTGGCCAACTCAG TTCTGGAGGAAGGGTACCATCTGCCTCTCGAGACATGCAGACAGCTCATCTTTGGAGAGGAC ACTAAAGGGTTCTGCAGGCTCAGCCGTAAACAAACAGAGAGCCTGCTGTCCAACCTGCGTACTCTGCAG TCCATCTTCTTCCAGTTTGATGAGGACTCTTCAGGAACAATGAGCCCCTTCGATCTCAGCTTGGCACTACATGCTGCTG gagTCCAGTGTGACGGGAAGGTGGTTCAGTTGGTGTCGGAGAGGTtcagctctggagagctccacaTGCCCTTCAGTGGATTTGTGTCTTGTGTCACAAGGCTGCGCAAGCTATTTG CCCTGTATGAAACAGAGGCCAGTCGAGAGGTAAAAGACAGAGGGATCAATCCT TGGCTGCttcaactcctggctgtgtgA